A part of Aegilops tauschii subsp. strangulata cultivar AL8/78 chromosome 2, Aet v6.0, whole genome shotgun sequence genomic DNA contains:
- the LOC109744298 gene encoding DNA-binding protein EMBP-1 isoform X2: MASSSDEQPKPPEPPAAAVAVATTAPQSHSEWAASMQAFYASGGHPYAAWPAQQLMAAAAASGTSYGAPVPFPMYHPGAAMAYYAHASMAAGVPYPTAEAVAAAAAAPVVAEGKGKAKGGGVSPEKGSSAAPSGDDASQSCESGSDESSDTRDYDTDQKDSSAPKKRKSGNTSAEGEPSQAAAVPYAAVESPYQLKGRSASKLPVSAPGRAALPNATPNLNIGIDLWSASQSLAVIPVQGEANPGLALARCDGVGQLDEREIKRERRKQSNRESARRSRLRKQQECEELSRKVAELTTENNALRTELDQLKKACEDMEAQNAQLMSQEPAAVTTTLGMSIAAPKVQHHDDEGKLHKKANNNSNGKYVGGSHKLEANPR; encoded by the exons ATGGCGTCCTCCTCCGATGAGCAGCCTAAGCCGCCCGAGCCTCCCGCGGCTGCCGTGGCTGTGGCCACCACCGCGCCGCAGTCCCACTCAGAGTGGGCCGCCTCGATGCAGGCGTTCTACGCGTCCGGGGGGCATCCCTACGCCGCCTGGCCCGCGCAG CAgctgatggcggcggcggcggcctcagGGACATCGTACGGCGCGCCGGTGCCGTTCCCCATGTACCACCCGGGGGCCGCGATGGCGTACTACGCccacgcgtccatggccgcg GGTGTTCCTTACCCGACTGCTGAAGCTgttgctgccgccgccgctgcgccAGTTGTGGCAGAAGGGAAGGGCAAGGCTAAGGGCGGTGGCGTGTCTCCTGAGAAGGGCAGTTCTGCTGCGCCCTCTGGCGACGACGCTTCGCAGAG CTGTGAGAGCGGCAGCGACGAGTCTTCAGACACGAGAGATTATGACACTGACCAAAAG GATTCGTCTGCACCTAAGAAGAGGAAATCTGGTAATACCTCAGCGGAAG GTGAACCGTCTCAAGCTGCTGCTGTTCCATATGCTGCTGTCGAGTCACCGTATCAGTTGAAGGGGAGGTCTGCCTCAAAGCTTCCAGTTTCTGCCCCTGGGCGGGCAGCACTTCCCAATGCCACGCCAAATCTGAACATAGGGATTGATCTTTGGAGTGCTTCTCAATCCTTAGCTGTGATCCCAGTGCAGGGGGAAGCAAATCCTGGGTTGGCGCTTGCCCGATGTGATGGTGTTGGTCAGCTG GATGAGCGTGAAATTAAGAGGGAGAGGCGAAAACAATCTAATAGGGAGTCTGCGAGGAGATCAAGGTTACGCAAGCAG CAAGAGTGCGAGGAATTATCGAGGAAGGTTGCTGAGCTGACAACAGAGAACAACGCCCTCAGAACTGAGCTTGACCAGCTTAAGAAGGCCTGTGAAGATATGGAAGCACAGAATGCACAACTAATG TCTCAGGAACCTGCCGCGGTCACAACCACACTGGGCATGAGCATCGCAGCGCCCAAAGTGCAGCATCACGATGATGAGGGTAAGCTTCATAAGAAGGCTAATAATAACAGCAACGGGAAGTACGTAGGTGGCAGCCACAAACTGGAGGCTAACCCTAGGTGA
- the LOC109744298 gene encoding DNA-binding protein EMBP-1 isoform X3 gives MASSSDEQPKPPEPPAAAVAVATTAPQSHSEWAASMQAFYASGGHPYAAWPAQLMAAAAASGTSYGAPVPFPMYHPGAAMAYYAHASMAAGVPYPTAEAVAAAAAAPVVAEGKGKAKGGGVSPEKGSSAAPSGDDASQSCESGSDESSDTRDYDTDQKDSSAPKKRKSGNTSAEGEPSQAAAVPYAAVESPYQLKGRSASKLPVSAPGRAALPNATPNLNIGIDLWSASQSLAVIPVQGEANPGLALARCDGVGQLQDEREIKRERRKQSNRESARRSRLRKQQECEELSRKVAELTTENNALRTELDQLKKACEDMEAQNAQLMSQEPAAVTTTLGMSIAAPKVQHHDDEGKLHKKANNNSNGKYVGGSHKLEANPR, from the exons ATGGCGTCCTCCTCCGATGAGCAGCCTAAGCCGCCCGAGCCTCCCGCGGCTGCCGTGGCTGTGGCCACCACCGCGCCGCAGTCCCACTCAGAGTGGGCCGCCTCGATGCAGGCGTTCTACGCGTCCGGGGGGCATCCCTACGCCGCCTGGCCCGCGCAG ctgatggcggcggcggcggcctcagGGACATCGTACGGCGCGCCGGTGCCGTTCCCCATGTACCACCCGGGGGCCGCGATGGCGTACTACGCccacgcgtccatggccgcg GGTGTTCCTTACCCGACTGCTGAAGCTgttgctgccgccgccgctgcgccAGTTGTGGCAGAAGGGAAGGGCAAGGCTAAGGGCGGTGGCGTGTCTCCTGAGAAGGGCAGTTCTGCTGCGCCCTCTGGCGACGACGCTTCGCAGAG CTGTGAGAGCGGCAGCGACGAGTCTTCAGACACGAGAGATTATGACACTGACCAAAAG GATTCGTCTGCACCTAAGAAGAGGAAATCTGGTAATACCTCAGCGGAAG GTGAACCGTCTCAAGCTGCTGCTGTTCCATATGCTGCTGTCGAGTCACCGTATCAGTTGAAGGGGAGGTCTGCCTCAAAGCTTCCAGTTTCTGCCCCTGGGCGGGCAGCACTTCCCAATGCCACGCCAAATCTGAACATAGGGATTGATCTTTGGAGTGCTTCTCAATCCTTAGCTGTGATCCCAGTGCAGGGGGAAGCAAATCCTGGGTTGGCGCTTGCCCGATGTGATGGTGTTGGTCAGCTG CAGGATGAGCGTGAAATTAAGAGGGAGAGGCGAAAACAATCTAATAGGGAGTCTGCGAGGAGATCAAGGTTACGCAAGCAG CAAGAGTGCGAGGAATTATCGAGGAAGGTTGCTGAGCTGACAACAGAGAACAACGCCCTCAGAACTGAGCTTGACCAGCTTAAGAAGGCCTGTGAAGATATGGAAGCACAGAATGCACAACTAATG TCTCAGGAACCTGCCGCGGTCACAACCACACTGGGCATGAGCATCGCAGCGCCCAAAGTGCAGCATCACGATGATGAGGGTAAGCTTCATAAGAAGGCTAATAATAACAGCAACGGGAAGTACGTAGGTGGCAGCCACAAACTGGAGGCTAACCCTAGGTGA
- the LOC109744298 gene encoding DNA-binding protein EMBP-1 isoform X4: MASSSDEQPKPPEPPAAAVAVATTAPQSHSEWAASMQAFYASGGHPYAAWPAQLMAAAAASGTSYGAPVPFPMYHPGAAMAYYAHASMAAGVPYPTAEAVAAAAAAPVVAEGKGKAKGGGVSPEKGSSAAPSGDDASQSCESGSDESSDTRDYDTDQKDSSAPKKRKSGNTSAEGEPSQAAAVPYAAVESPYQLKGRSASKLPVSAPGRAALPNATPNLNIGIDLWSASQSLAVIPVQGEANPGLALARCDGVGQLDEREIKRERRKQSNRESARRSRLRKQQECEELSRKVAELTTENNALRTELDQLKKACEDMEAQNAQLMSQEPAAVTTTLGMSIAAPKVQHHDDEGKLHKKANNNSNGKYVGGSHKLEANPR; the protein is encoded by the exons ATGGCGTCCTCCTCCGATGAGCAGCCTAAGCCGCCCGAGCCTCCCGCGGCTGCCGTGGCTGTGGCCACCACCGCGCCGCAGTCCCACTCAGAGTGGGCCGCCTCGATGCAGGCGTTCTACGCGTCCGGGGGGCATCCCTACGCCGCCTGGCCCGCGCAG ctgatggcggcggcggcggcctcagGGACATCGTACGGCGCGCCGGTGCCGTTCCCCATGTACCACCCGGGGGCCGCGATGGCGTACTACGCccacgcgtccatggccgcg GGTGTTCCTTACCCGACTGCTGAAGCTgttgctgccgccgccgctgcgccAGTTGTGGCAGAAGGGAAGGGCAAGGCTAAGGGCGGTGGCGTGTCTCCTGAGAAGGGCAGTTCTGCTGCGCCCTCTGGCGACGACGCTTCGCAGAG CTGTGAGAGCGGCAGCGACGAGTCTTCAGACACGAGAGATTATGACACTGACCAAAAG GATTCGTCTGCACCTAAGAAGAGGAAATCTGGTAATACCTCAGCGGAAG GTGAACCGTCTCAAGCTGCTGCTGTTCCATATGCTGCTGTCGAGTCACCGTATCAGTTGAAGGGGAGGTCTGCCTCAAAGCTTCCAGTTTCTGCCCCTGGGCGGGCAGCACTTCCCAATGCCACGCCAAATCTGAACATAGGGATTGATCTTTGGAGTGCTTCTCAATCCTTAGCTGTGATCCCAGTGCAGGGGGAAGCAAATCCTGGGTTGGCGCTTGCCCGATGTGATGGTGTTGGTCAGCTG GATGAGCGTGAAATTAAGAGGGAGAGGCGAAAACAATCTAATAGGGAGTCTGCGAGGAGATCAAGGTTACGCAAGCAG CAAGAGTGCGAGGAATTATCGAGGAAGGTTGCTGAGCTGACAACAGAGAACAACGCCCTCAGAACTGAGCTTGACCAGCTTAAGAAGGCCTGTGAAGATATGGAAGCACAGAATGCACAACTAATG TCTCAGGAACCTGCCGCGGTCACAACCACACTGGGCATGAGCATCGCAGCGCCCAAAGTGCAGCATCACGATGATGAGGGTAAGCTTCATAAGAAGGCTAATAATAACAGCAACGGGAAGTACGTAGGTGGCAGCCACAAACTGGAGGCTAACCCTAGGTGA
- the LOC109744298 gene encoding DNA-binding protein EMBP-1 isoform X1: MASSSDEQPKPPEPPAAAVAVATTAPQSHSEWAASMQAFYASGGHPYAAWPAQQLMAAAAASGTSYGAPVPFPMYHPGAAMAYYAHASMAAGVPYPTAEAVAAAAAAPVVAEGKGKAKGGGVSPEKGSSAAPSGDDASQSCESGSDESSDTRDYDTDQKDSSAPKKRKSGNTSAEGEPSQAAAVPYAAVESPYQLKGRSASKLPVSAPGRAALPNATPNLNIGIDLWSASQSLAVIPVQGEANPGLALARCDGVGQLQDEREIKRERRKQSNRESARRSRLRKQQECEELSRKVAELTTENNALRTELDQLKKACEDMEAQNAQLMSQEPAAVTTTLGMSIAAPKVQHHDDEGKLHKKANNNSNGKYVGGSHKLEANPR, translated from the exons ATGGCGTCCTCCTCCGATGAGCAGCCTAAGCCGCCCGAGCCTCCCGCGGCTGCCGTGGCTGTGGCCACCACCGCGCCGCAGTCCCACTCAGAGTGGGCCGCCTCGATGCAGGCGTTCTACGCGTCCGGGGGGCATCCCTACGCCGCCTGGCCCGCGCAG CAgctgatggcggcggcggcggcctcagGGACATCGTACGGCGCGCCGGTGCCGTTCCCCATGTACCACCCGGGGGCCGCGATGGCGTACTACGCccacgcgtccatggccgcg GGTGTTCCTTACCCGACTGCTGAAGCTgttgctgccgccgccgctgcgccAGTTGTGGCAGAAGGGAAGGGCAAGGCTAAGGGCGGTGGCGTGTCTCCTGAGAAGGGCAGTTCTGCTGCGCCCTCTGGCGACGACGCTTCGCAGAG CTGTGAGAGCGGCAGCGACGAGTCTTCAGACACGAGAGATTATGACACTGACCAAAAG GATTCGTCTGCACCTAAGAAGAGGAAATCTGGTAATACCTCAGCGGAAG GTGAACCGTCTCAAGCTGCTGCTGTTCCATATGCTGCTGTCGAGTCACCGTATCAGTTGAAGGGGAGGTCTGCCTCAAAGCTTCCAGTTTCTGCCCCTGGGCGGGCAGCACTTCCCAATGCCACGCCAAATCTGAACATAGGGATTGATCTTTGGAGTGCTTCTCAATCCTTAGCTGTGATCCCAGTGCAGGGGGAAGCAAATCCTGGGTTGGCGCTTGCCCGATGTGATGGTGTTGGTCAGCTG CAGGATGAGCGTGAAATTAAGAGGGAGAGGCGAAAACAATCTAATAGGGAGTCTGCGAGGAGATCAAGGTTACGCAAGCAG CAAGAGTGCGAGGAATTATCGAGGAAGGTTGCTGAGCTGACAACAGAGAACAACGCCCTCAGAACTGAGCTTGACCAGCTTAAGAAGGCCTGTGAAGATATGGAAGCACAGAATGCACAACTAATG TCTCAGGAACCTGCCGCGGTCACAACCACACTGGGCATGAGCATCGCAGCGCCCAAAGTGCAGCATCACGATGATGAGGGTAAGCTTCATAAGAAGGCTAATAATAACAGCAACGGGAAGTACGTAGGTGGCAGCCACAAACTGGAGGCTAACCCTAGGTGA